A region of the Numenius arquata chromosome 2, bNumArq3.hap1.1, whole genome shotgun sequence genome:
AGAGCAAGATTCACTGGTGAGAGCATGACTTCAACTGGACAAACCTTGTTCCAGCCCATCAGACTTCTGAGTGTACTAGTTTTAGCTTTGCTGATAAAAAGTCAACAAAAGGATTATTCTGTAAAAATCCAGGGATTTTATTGGATGTTTGTGGGTGTGAAAATTCTTGCTTCAAAACCCATGCACGTCTTTGATAAGGGTATTTAGCGATCGGCTTGCCTGTTGAGACAGACAGGGTAAAGCCCATCCAGGTTGTGCTGTGTCAATACCGTGTTGTTGCAATAACGTTaaccagaaaggagaaaagatcaTTGGCTTTATTCATCATTTGCAATTTTTCTAATCCCTTGGTATGAATAGTAAAACATCACTGGAGGAGGACTTTTGTTACAAGATAAATGCCAAAGCTTGAAAGTACCTTCTTGAGTTCTAGATTAATTGGGGAGAGGGATACAGGGTTTGTATAATCTGATAAATGCTTCGTCTTTTTCCTATCATTTAGCcagctatttttttccagcagtatCTTATGATCTGGTTCAAGCGTTTTCTATGCCTATTCAATTCAAAACTCCCTGTTTTAAGCTGATTTTGCTTAGTCTTAGAACTATTTGCTGTCTAATAAAGACATATAGTTTCTACTTTCTCCCTGTCGGGAGTTGTTGCCCACTGTACATTTTTACTGTAACATGGTCACCAAGATGGGCTGCCTCTGTGTTGCTTTGTTTACAGATTAAATTATAATTAGCAGAAGGGGTATAAATGGATACATTCATCCTGGTTTTTGTCAACTGTGAGAGatacaaatgaaagaaataccaagcaaaaagaggaggagaatttttTAGTGTGTTGTAATCCTGCACAATTAGAAACAAATTTGAAAAGCCTGGATAAAGGGAAAAATACTGAGCAGAGCTTGGGCACAGGACATCCTTTCTGCATGCTGCAAACAAATGGCTTAGGAGCCTGCccccagctggagtgtgtgggcTTGTGTGATGGCAAAATGCATCAAATGGAATAAAATCAGAAGCTGGTAAACCTCAGTGATTTGCCTTTACACAGAATATAAAATGGTAACTGTTTCCTCTTTAATAATAGAGCAACTACAAATATCTTTCTGTGTTACGtccctgttatggtttgaagaacccacaacaatttattattgtttagacaattattctattacCCGATGACCCCTCCTCACCCAGGAAAGGGAATCGGGAAAAAACAAGGAGACACGAGGGCTGAAATGTAAACCGATTTAacagaataatactaaataattaacattaataataataaagaaccaatattgatcccaataccaatataaatacacaaggattatactcagccaattctgtcagtaggaagctgtgcggTCCCAACAGGGGAcaacaaatgtcagacactgcgagcccTTCAGCTTCGGGAGgtagggaagggctcaggggtccggcaccagggcaagaagttctcaggatcacagccatcaagggagagaaaaactcctcagcaaactttctaatttatattgaatgtgatgttcatggcgTAGAATAATTCTGTTGGCCAgattgggtcaagtgcccaggtctcgttCCTCCTCATCTGTGCGTCTGGTGAgaatgaaaacactgagaccttgaaacctgcttaccatagctggctataaagtaaatattttcacagattcAGACATTAAGGCCTTCTAAAAATGCCCTAGCATTAGAAGAGTCCCTAcccaaaagtaaaattactgaaagagaaactaatcctgtgtcgctcaaaccaggacagtcccCGATGACAGGGAGATCTGCCACTTCCCTACAGCCTTTAATAATCTATAGTGGtattattactgttgttgttgttttattattattgttgttgttattattattattattgttattattattagcagcagcagcttgaGGTTGCTGCCTCTCCCATGTGTCAGCTCCGAGGGCCTTGGAGCAGCAAATCAGTATATCCAGTAAAATGTGGGCTAATAACACTCCCCTGAGGAGGGACACACTGACCCATGGCATGGAGCAGTGCTGAGTCTCCCCGCTTCCCACCAGTGGGCAGACCCCAGCAAAAGCAGCCCCCAGTGAGGTGGGTTACGGTGCAGCCtggctgggcagcgctgggccTGCCTGCCCCAGGGTTTGTGGTGCAGTGGGTGATGCCATGAGATGCCCCAGGGCATGACTGGTCGCCAGGCAGGCTGCTGATATGTTCTGCCGAATGacacagatcctgcttgggaagCACTCCCTGAAACCTGGGGTAAAACACCTGAGGGATGTGCCCAGCCTGGCTAGTGACACCTGCCCATCCAGGCTGTGACAGGCgcgggagcagaggggcaggatgggggtaCAGCTCTTCACAGGGGGAACTCAGCAGGCTTCAATTTAGAATCACATGCCgcagttgaaaaataaaaaacaattgtAGGGATTTGCTGCCCTCTGGCAGGATTTTCTTACAGCTCTGATTCTCTGTGAACTGTGAGAGCAGTACTCAGCAATGATGCTCCAGCACAGCAAGGTTTCTGTATTTTGCAGTTGGTTGTAGGCAAAGCAGAGTGACCTGCTGGGCACCACTGGCCTCCCTGCAGCCCTCGTGGAAAGCCCATGCTGATCCCAGGCAAGGGCTGGTGTGAGCTGTTGGGCTGGCAGGACCCCCCTGtcccttctctccatccctctggggCAGATGGGTCAGCAAGCCTGACTTTCTAAAGCTGGTCCTTTGAGTGGTTGTCTCCTTGCAAGAGGAAGCCCACCATCTTCTAGCTTTGGCTGTACATCTTTCTAGCAAGAAACTTCAGTTTGGCCTCCAATCCTGACAAGCCCTAAGTGGCTTTGCTGAGTTTGATTTATTGGTATGGTATGTGTTTTTCCCAGAGGTACTCAGCAAATTGGGCTGATTTTCATTAACACCATTTTCCAAAAGGCCTATTAATGCTGGTATGGCACTTGTGGATAGTGGTTTTGAAAACCCAGGCCTTCCCTTCACTAAACAAAAAGTATTGTGAGTTTCATGGAGTGAGATTTCTCTGATGAAACATGGAGTTCTGCAGAGTCTACGCCGCACTGCACTGGTTCTACAGACTGTCTGTCTGGTCAGCGGGAGGAACAGGCACATCTTGAACACTTCAGAGCGCTCTGATGTCTCATACTGTCAGATGACTGTATCCTAAAAGCACCTATGGCTTATTAAAAGTACCTACGCTGGCTACCTTGGATGTTGATATTCTTTCTGCAGGTATCTGAAGTTAGGTCATGCCAGTCGTATcctaaaatagcaaagaaattgGGGAATGAGGAGGTCCAGAAAAGTACCCCAGGTACACAGCTATGACTGATTGGTTTTCTGCTTTGAGATAAAGGAAGGATAACATAGATGAGCTATACCCATTAGTATATGTAACAGTCTGGCTGCCCATATGAAACCCTCAGTCCTCACCTCCAGCAGGTCACAATCCCAGGAGAGATAAGCAGGCAGGCAAGGACTGAGGAAGAAGAACAAGCTGTATGGGATTTCCCTAGAGTTTTGAATGCAGTGGGGACCCTGGAGTTGGAAGGTGGATAAGACTCTCCCTCTCTCTTACATATAAGTATCTAGTTTTTTGTGGTATAtctgggttttttcctgcttaaTACACACATAATCAGCAGAGACCTTGTGACTAATGATTCTGCTCATAGCACTGGCCACAGGCCTTAGCATCAAAGTCCACATTGTACAATGCAGTACTGTGCAGAGCTATCGTAGCTGGTCTGGAAGGCACTAGCTCCATGTGATAGTACAGCCAGGCTAATAAATAGCGCAAAGCAAGCATTCATGGATCTGCTTTACAGCTATCAGGGGTCTGAATTTATATCCCTTTACGGTACTGCACAACGACAGTGAAATATGTGTGCTTATTTAGAGCTATTTGGAATATCTCTGGCTGGCACTGTACTAGACAGATCGGGGTGTTCATGAAGCTGTGAAGATGGTGATAAAAGCCAAAGTTTGATTTTATAGTTACCTTTGTTATTATTGAGAGAGCTTGAGGAATAAGGAAACCATTTCTTCATCAACCTTTCCAACTGCAACAGCCCCAGCCACTAAGACATCCTGAGGCCCACTGAAATCATGGCAACATCTTCGGTGATTTTAGTAAGACCTGGATTGATGAGACAAACAACTGTGGGTGCACTGGCCTCCACAGACCTATGCTGATTTACTTCAGCTGGGAATCTGCCCCTTTATTTGAACTAGATTGCTTTGTTTCTTCAGTGTTAGCCACAGTAGAAGTGGCTGATACCAATTCATATAGCTATATATGGAAAAAGTAATAATACCTGTTCTATTATATTCTACAGACAAACTGGGAGATCTGTCTCACGTTATTTCTTAAGTCATGAAAATACTGCCTGAAAATGGGATACCGTTACGCATCATTCACCTTTCAGCCTCTGGCATGGCTCTGCATAGCACTCACCTGGATTTCCCTTGCTATGAAAACAGCCTGACCACCGTTTTGGGAGAGGAAGACTTTCACAGTCACCTGACAGACCTCTGCTCCCTGAGGCATGATGTCGTACTGAACCTGGAAATGTTCCGTATAATTGGAAGCCCATTAGCTAAAGCAAGAGGGCAGAACATGACCATATTTTATTTCAACAGGCTCCGCTATTACCCTGGTAAACATCACAAGAGGTCCCTGTTAATGATGGCCCACCCCACAACTTCAGTTTGCAAACTCCTCTGGAAAAAACAGGCAGTGACATTAACTATCACATCCCAGCTAAGGACTTAATGGATTAGCTGTCGTAGACTGGGAGTGCTGAAGACCTCAATGTGCCGGCAACTGGGATGCAAAAGATGTCTACAGAAGAACATCCAGGAAACTCATAACCGAAATGGAAAGGAATATTTCAGCAAATTGAAATGTTGAACATCTAGCCAGACTTCCCTTTGAAGACAGTGCAAAAGCTTTTATGAAGGAAACAACTACATTAAGAATGAAAAGCAGACCAAAGGTCTGTGGGGATGCTATTTATACCCTAACTGTCACAATTACAGTTTCCATGATCAGAACTACACTGATTCCTGCCCAAAAAGCGAAGTTTTGAGGAACAATGAACTTTCCTGGCTCTGGGATAGCAATGCAGCCTTGTATCCTTCCAATGGCATTAAGAAATCCCTTGGAAATagtcaaaacattttgaatttttctcAGTTTAGGGTGAATGTGTCCATAAGGATTACTTCCATGACATCCCAAGATTATGCTTTGCCTGTATTTGTGTATCCTTGACTAGGTTATAGAGGTGAACCTTTATTATTTCTCTCTGTGGTAAGCTTTTCCTGGAACAATGTGGGCTGCATTTATGCTTTAACCATTCTTGCAGATGGTGCATCCGAATGGAAATCCTCCTGCTTGTGCCAGCTCTTCTGGTTCATGTTAATTGTCTGCATGCCTTAAAGAGCTCAATGTTCTGAAGAAAAAACGCAGCCCcaaatacctatttttttttgcttttaatcatCGATATGCTATACTTAAACGTGCATTTGAATGGATTAAAAGGAGTTCAGCCATTTGGTGTAGGATGTAGGAAGCAGTTAATACATTAATCCTACCCGATGTACTTTCTTCTGCTCAGATATTCAGTTGTTAACTAATCCCCAGATAGCTGCCCCTTTCAtagtagggaaactgaggcagagatgtTAGCAACTTGCTCAATGTTACATCAAAATGGGAAATTGAAACCAGCAGTCTTTCTGCGTGCCTGCATctcaaaaacatttaatttagtcCCATACCTACCTCAGAGCAGGCAAATGGTGCAGCAGAACCAAGGATTGCTCATATcagctgaacacacacacaaTATTTTCAAGATAAGTGCCTTACCCTAGTCCTTCTTTATGTATTCTGGACATCCTTCCAGAAACTGGATGAAGACAGTAGGTTTCCTGCGGAAAGGCCACATAAGCTATTTGTCACAGCCCTGCCTTCACTCTCCCCTGCGGACAGTGACtgcatgaccagcaggtcccaaTTTCTGTGTTTCAGAGTTCAGCAAGTGAGCTGTATTCACTTTTTAAAGGCTATGTTCAGTCTTTCAGCCCAGGTAGGGAGTCTGAAGATGGCACCTTGTCTGGGAAGAAGCATTAGCTCCCTCTTAGGTCCCACTACTCACCTAGCACTGCCGTCACCCACCACACTTCCCAGTAAAGGGCTGTGCTTCTCTCCATCTTGAAGGCAAATGCCTATTTTTAGGCATTAAAGGAGGTGCAGACATCTGCTTTGGTGGTTTTATCCAGCTTGCCCTTCCTTAACTTTGCAAGAAGAGGACAGACGGACATCAATAACTGCTGCAGGCCGGTGTGCATCCACTGTGCCCTTTTATGCCCAgtttccccctcttttccccttcAGTCAACTGATTCCTGTGAAGTTTTTCTACTTTGATTCTTGATGCACTGTGGCCCTCAATCTCCCTTAAACTGATGAAGTTGTCTTTCATCTTCAGTGCCTGTGGCCTAGTAAGTCACTTGTTGCTGGTCCTTAATCACTGTTCAAATTAAGGATAAAGAACCGAGCACCAAATACCCTCTCCTTACAGCCTGTGGTATGAGGAAAAAGTACAGCAAAAGACACATCTCTGAAACAAACTTAGAGCATGAAAATGGAAACTGAAGATTTGCCAAGtgttgcattttccctttcatttaagGTTGCACAATGCCCACATTCTCCCTCCTATAGTGTGTGCTTATTTACAGTCACTTTTTGGAAGGTTTTTATAGGAGTGAGCTCCTGGGTAAAGCAGCAAGAACAATGCATGCCTTTGGAATCACAGCTTTCAAATTGGAGAGGGACTGGAAAATAGCTGATCGACATAGCAGAAtggctctctccttccccttatCGGCAAAAACAGAACGGAGGAATGCTTTGGGGAATTCTCATGTTAAAAATCCCACCTTAATGAAAAGATTTTTGTTGCTTCTAGTAATTGATGTGATAccaaataattataattaaattttgcatgaaagtaaattaaaatgcattttttcccagaGTTTGTTCACTTATTACCAACATCTCAGGCAGTACCTAAGTTTGCAATGTTTGTTTAATAATCCTTGTGCTCTAGACAGCAAATCTTTAGCCACAATAAAACATAGTTCATAGGgacaagaatgaaaagaaaatgtagtcTGAGGGATAGCCACATAATGAACCATTGGATTACTTCAGAAAAGCTGTGAAATGCTGAATTAGCCTGACATTGATGTCTTTACTCTTTTCACTGTAGCAAGATCTTATTAACGctgtctgagagagctgggagctgcaggtATTATTATTTGGTGAGATATGAATTTAACTTCTTCAGAGGTAAGCCTGTGCCTGATTTAAATGCAACGTGTAAGATCCTCATTTTATCCTATTAATAGACACTGTCTGACTGCAGCAGTTGTGAGTACTCGGTACCAGCAGAGCTGAAGGCTTAACGAGCCTTTGCTGTCCCCCCAGCTAGGGTGACCATGGAATATGGTAAATTCTTCCAGGCTCAACAAGGTCTTGTGAGGCTTACAGGCGACCAGTGGTAGGGAAGGAAGCGAATGACTAATACCAGGCATTTTGCAAGACAGTTCCTCAATAGTTATCATCCTGGTCAGATTCCTTTCCAGATGGATAAAACACTAGGAAATCATCTAGAGCCTGATTAGCACATCAGTCTGACCAGATTAGGTGTACCAGCGGAGCCCAGCAATTTGTCAGGTTATAGGAACTTTatttgtgcctgtctgtgggcaAGTAAAATGAAGCATGCTGATGGGATCAGACGGAGAGGCTTTTTATTATGTGGTATCAGCCCTAGCCACATTAAAATCAAAGATTGATTTCTGAGGCTCTGTCATGTCCTGGAGTTTTCAGACAGCCACACATCAAACTTTGTCATGAGAAGAGACTTTGTCCTCAAAGCTGTGTGAAATGGGTGTTCTGAGCTGCATTTCTCCTGGCAGATAGTACAGAAAACCCAGCCAGCATGAGAATGAATGGCTGAAAATAAGTGTTCAGTTGTCCTCAGAAAATTACTTCAGCCAATTTTTGTAAATATTCAGCTGTGATTTCTGTCAGAGTCAATGTGAATAGGAGGGTGAACTTCCTTCCAACTTGGCCAAGTGACAAAGGCAAACCCCTGGAGCATCTCCATCAGCTCCGGACCCTCACAGTCTTGCCACACAGTCATTTTGTCATCACCTGTGTTTCTTGCATACATCATGGCTTCTTCATAGATCTACAGACAGTGGCGTTTTCTGAGGAGTGCAAGCTGCTAAGGCCCTTTGCACTTCAAATGGCTTCTATTTTCTGTATAAAACTTCCTAATAATCCTTTAAATTAGTCAAAATTTGTTATCTTGAATgaattcattaatgtgggctgctTACATACTGCATATTTTTCAGAATGTAAAAATCAAAAATAGAGCGGTTAGTTTCACGTCAGCTAAAATTTCGTTTCTACCATTTACAGAGCGATGGCGCAGAATTGCAAAAACGTGTTGATTATGAATTAGGGCCCTACATTATCAATGTCACACCAGCAGCTGAGGTGTGCAGCGGGCATCTTTGTCAGGACAATGAATAACGTGTGTGAAGAACCTGGAGTGTCTTGACATATCTACATTTGAATCCTAGAGCTTCCAGATAGATGCCTTGGAGGACCAAGGGTTTATTGTGAGAGGAGAAACATCAAATGAAGATCTGGAAATAAAGGCAGAGACATTGTCCTGTCAGACAGGAACTGACTGTGGGGAAGACATAATCCAGACATAATCCATACACTGCAGCTGTGCCCTGAGGTTTAATAAAACATGGAGATAGTGGGGCACCTTGAAAGTCTACCAATATCTACCTCCTACTTGATGGCACATTGGATAGAGCATCCTcctagaaaaatgaaagatgaggGGAGGTTTctagtttcttttccatttgagTGAATTCAAGCCcatgttttcctcttttgtgtCCCGCACGATGGAGGTGTTCATACTTTGAGCCCTCCACAAGGCAGAAAGGAATGAGAGAATCAGGagatcaggaagaaaaaggacaaactaCACTCTGTTGATTAGTGCATTTACTGAGAAAGGAAAGTATATATTCTAATCCACCAACAAAGGgtcttcctgtgtttttttaaatgctatgactctttaaaacataattagttgtgctgggagcaggagctccATCTCAGCCAGGTCTACTTCCATCTTGAATCTATGCCAATACTCCAATGACTTTTAAATTTAAAGCTAATGAAAGCACCCCATGGCTATTATAAAGGTGCAATCAACAAGGATCAGGCAAGTTTATCATCTTTGACAAGAAATTTATTTATGTCCCAACTGCCATTGTAAGATTTGTCCTCTGGAAGGGGTGGAAATGCTCCCAGGGCTCTCCCTCCTGTCAGCAGGGAGAAGAATGTCTTCTAGAGGTGACCATGAGCAGAAAGCATACTTGGCGTGTCTCCAGAGCACCCTGTGAACCTCCAGCTTCTCAGCTTCCCAGCCTCCCAGAGGTTAAGTGTTCTTGAAAGAGAATTTACTTGAATGAAACTATTCCAAACCATTTGTTAACAATATGCAATAAAAGATGCATATGCACACGTATAATGTGAAATAATTGTGTCTTTATATTAGAATCTCTGTAACTGGAAAAAGAATAGACAAATAGCCATAAAACAAGTAAGGGATCTATGAGACCTATGCCCAGTTCCCCGCTTTTTTCTGTTTGACCCAGGCAAAGGTTTGAAACATACCATCCAGCTCCCACTGGCCTCCATTATTCCTTTCATCTCAGACCCTTAAGGACCCCATCAGGCTTAGACTTTTGTGATTTTGCACCTCTTAGGAGCTTTTCATTCTTCAAACGTATGCTATTATCCTCATATCTAACCTCAGTGAGTTATTGCCATAATAACTATGTTAAACAAATGATTGTAAGGTGAACAAACACTATGTTAATAGAGCTCTTAGAGAAGCTCTATTAATAGAGAAAAACTGTCATTAATTTTTTTGACAGAATTCCATtgtagaaagaaatattttaaattccatttgaGTTAGGGGAGACTGTGACTAACCCACAGCCAATCAATAAGAAATAAATTGAGTTTAGAatgatccttcttttttttaaaaaaaaaagtataaattaaattcaggctatttctttcaaaaataaatgcaggaGTTCCACTAAAAATTTCTACAGCATATTTTTATAGTGAAGAAAATTAGAGATATTTtggttgaatatttttttttatggaacaattttctcagaaaaatgcagtttgttAAAATCGAAGTGCTGATTGTGGTggatttttcaaggaaaatgtgTAAAAATGATTCATTTGACATTCTGCTTGTGCTGTAGGACTGAAGTACACACTAATAGGAAACAAAATGTCTCTGTTTTCCGAGCAGCCTGTTACTAGATGTTAGTTTTGACtctttttgttgtctttgttaAGGTAACACTTCACTGCTCATAGTAACTAAACAATGGCAAAGAGAAAGAGTGTTTTATAAAATCAAATTTCAAACTTCTCTGTGAATGTGTTGAATTAGCAACTGTCTGTAATACATTAATGGATCTTATACAAATGTTATGGTATTCCTTGGTATCCAAACATGCGTCCAGGAATGCAGGCCCGTATTCCTCCCACCCAATGCATCCACTGAAGTGGGACAACTAAACTAGAAGCTAACCCTTtggaaggagggagggcagcTCCTGAGGATCACTTCAGGTGCGGTGATGTTCAGCTGGTTTTGAGGTAAGTAAGTAGCCCTTGGGCAGATGTTGTTGGAGGTGGCAGTTTTGGCCAGAGGGCCCTATATCCCACCTCAGTATCAATCCAGGCACATAAGCCCTGGTTTGGATCTGGGCCACATTTCCTCTTTAGGCAATGCCTATTTATCAAAGCACAAACCAGCTGTGTCATATTGCTTCCTTCCATTGGGAGGCagagggttgtggggtttttttgcagtgacgcaaacaatttttttcaagtgCTCTCCTGCTGTTCTGGATTCAGATAAAGACCTCCAAATCCAGGTTACTCTGAGAATTGTAATCCTTAACTATTACAGCCCAAGTAGGCAAACAACAAAGCACAGGGCAGTACAATGGTACGGGGCTTTCAGATATTTCAGAAGTATCTATCAAGTTTCAATCTCTCTCAACAGTATTGGCAGGCCAGACGATTTGGTGAGGTTCAAATATCCAAGATCTGCAGTGTGACAGTGATGACTTGCAGGAGGAGATAATTCCCAAACCACAGCAGTgtatcccccccccgccccccagcaggGTACCCCACATGCAGAGTCTGTTCTTATGGGGAAAACTGAACCAGGTGCTCCTTCTGACACCTCTGCTGTCATCCCTCTCCTTTGGAGGCTGGACACTTAAGCTATGTGAGTTCTGGTATTTATTCATATCAGCTGCACCTCTAAGATCAAACCATCGCTCTTCTGTTCTCCTGTGAGGAGATTTTCTGATTTCCAGTTCCACAATTCtttggatttctgttttcttctctttacgTTTCCTACTGCCTACGTTTCATGATCCTTGACTGATGTGCTGGCACTGGAAAATTTCTTTGCCAGGATCTAGCTGTCATAGAGCATCTGGTCAAATCACGCAAACTTCAGACTGTGGGTTCCTCTCAGTGTCCATAGCCTTAAGATTTAGGCATGCCAAAACTGAGCATTATGGTGATTAAGTTATTTTATGGATTTCAGTAGGAGTTAGACACTTAAACAGGCCTGAAAATCTGCACCTGGGCTCCCAGTAGCTGCATGGTTAAAACTGTCACACACGGCattgtgagaaactggacgtgagaacctgacagaaaacaggatgtctcaaagctcgcttgctgcaagatatctaccACCTGCGTACGTGATATAACATCAAAGGAGGTACGATCTttgttctcaaaacaactatatcttgtttgcCCCAAGAAACTCGTCTGCTGTGcaggccccagcactgcccagggggcagaggcaagggggaGTCACACAGCAACCATGTCGGACAATaattggatgagcacaggtaactgtcacattAATTGGTCAAACCATGAGTcaacagggactataaattaccgTTGCCTCCTGCTGcaaatgggaccctcaccaccATCAACCCTCACCATCGTCACGACTCGAGAGACCTGGGAATCATGGATCAACGGGACGCTGTTGACTCCAGAGGACCTTGAAGTCGTTGCATGATGCGGACCAAAGGGGACCTGCGGGTGGTGACCTTTCTTGCTTTGCTCTGAAATActgctgctcttttcctcctttcctatacctctgccttttctctatcgccatttagcattattttaaggtaacagtagtaaagctacagcaaacagcatctgacctcgtttgtgtcttaatcacaccctcggaatcattacagaatcacagaatcacagaatgatatggggttgaaagggacctttggagaacatctagtccaacccccctgccaaagcaggtccatctagagcaggttgcacaggaacgtgtccaggcaggttttgaatgtctccagagaaggagactccaccacctccctgggaaaacattacaaacccctcctggaccaaCTGGACCGGGACCTTACATCTACTTGGCGCAGTGAGCAGGGTGGGTTCTGTGGTGTGCGAGtgctgtttttattatttgttttgtgtGTATTGGAATAGTAGAACGTAATGCAGCATGTCATAATAAAACtgacagtggaaaaaaatattctagatGTAGGCTTTTTCCCAGCAGAGGATTAAAGTCCAATTTATGCTATTATACCTACTAAATGGTAGTGATAAAATGAAGTAATCTCTGTACATCCATGAGAATGGACGCTTCTAAGTACAATAGACATACTTTCTCTTATTGTAGTACAAATTGTGATTCTTCCTTTCATATTCTGTGAGTCTAAACAATTTTAGTAATATCATGTGAAAATAGTAGTATATGCAACTAAAACTCAGAGGACAGATGataagcacagaaatattttagccAGTACTTTTGATCATCTGACTCAAATTCATATGAAGTCAATGGCAACATTCCCTTTTGTTTCAATAGGCATTGCCTTGCATCGAGCTGGGGCTCCTCCCAGGGAATGACACCACAAGGGTCTTGAGACCTTGATAGGTGCCTCTTCTGTGCTAGAACATTCCTAAAATAgatcagaaaaaacaagttttgaaGCAGTTTGTGTAGGCACCTAAACACAAAAGATATCAAAACCCATTTAAAAGCGCTTATTATCTAAATTGATAAAGGTTTTGATAAGGTGCTAAGCATTTAGATAACCAATTAATATTCTATGTAATTTGGTATTTAACAGTATTTATTAGTATAAGGAACAAGAATAACCTTCAATGTTCTTTCAGCTAG
Encoded here:
- the HYAL4 gene encoding LOW QUALITY PROTEIN: hyaluronidase-4 (The sequence of the model RefSeq protein was modified relative to this genomic sequence to represent the inferred CDS: inserted 3 bases in 3 codons; substituted 4 bases at 4 genomic stop codons), translating into MALHSTHLDFPCYENSLTTVLGEEDFHSHLTDLCSLRHDVVLNLEMFRIIGSPLAKARGQNMTIFYFNRLRYXPWXTSQEVPVNDGPPHNFSLQTPLEKTGSDINYHIPAKDXNGLAVVDWECXRPQCAGNWDAKDVYRRTSRKLITEMERNISANXNVEHLARLPFEDSAKAFMKETTTLRMKSRPXGLWGCYLYPNCHNYSFHDQNYTDSCPKSEVLRNNELSWLWDSNAALYPSNGIKKSLGNSQNILNFSQFRVNVSIRITSMTSQDYALPVFVYPXLGYRGEPLLFLSVVSFSWNNVGCIYALTILADGASEWKSSCLCQLFWFMLIVCMP